From the genome of Brassica oleracea var. oleracea cultivar TO1000 chromosome C4, BOL, whole genome shotgun sequence:
AATAAAAAAAAAAGAAACAGACGCAATACCTTGTCAACGCCTTGGTTACAAGCATACACTAGAGCATCAGCAAGTGTTAAACGACCTTCAGCATCTGTGTTGTTCACCTGAAAACACCATTGCCAACAACTTAGCAACGCCATACAAAGTAAAAAACTCAAAATAGTAAATATTCTCTGATACCTCAATGGTCTTTCCATTTGAGGCTGTGATGACATCTCCAGGTCTCATTCCAGTTCCACTAATCATATTCTCACAGGCTGCAACGATGAAATGAACCTGGTTGTGGAAAACCAAATGGTTAGTTGTCATGATGAGATACACTTATCCCCACAAGAATTTGATGGGAGAAGAAGATTACCTCAACACCAGGAGGCTTAATCTCACCAATGGCTTTAGCAGCACCAAGAACAGCAGCTGAACCGCCCATGTCGAATTTCATGAGCTCAATGGAGCAGCCAGGTCCAGTCTTAATGTTGTAGCCACCACTAAGAACAAAAAACTTTCAATCAACAACAAGAAACAAGAGACCAATACAAAGCAGATGTGGAATGCTCACCTGTCAAAGGTCAATCCTTTTCCAACAAGAGCAAGTTTGGTCTTAACATCGCCACTGGAAGGTTTATACACAAGGTGAATGAAGAAAGGAGGATTAGCCGACGCTGCAGCAACCGCTAGATAAGATCCCATCTTCAACTCCTTGCATTGCTCCTCGTTCAAGATGTTCGCTGTAAACACATCACTGTACGTAGAAGCCACTTTTGCTGCTTCCTCAGCTAGCACAGCTGAAAAACGACACAAAACCATATCAGAGTCAGTACAACTCACTGAAACACAGACACTACATAAAACATGACACTGATGATCCATACCAGGAGTGAGCACATTAGCAGGAGAGTTAATGAGCTCTCTCCCGAAAATCACACCGTAAGAAACATCTTCAGCATACTTAAGCTTCTTCTCAACTTCAGGTCCAGTTCCAAACCCAATGATATCCACAGAGCTCAAAGATGGTTTCTTTGATTCAGACTTATACCTCCCGTCTTCGAATAGCCCCAGCACCACGCCTGTCCACACAAGTCAACAGTAAGCACCCAAAAGACTCGATACTAGAACTTACAAAGACTCGAACTTTTGCGTTTGTTTACCTGAAGCTAAAGCTGAAGCAGAGCTAAGCTTGGATTCACTCTCAGGTGAGGCAAGAGCAACAGCAACAGTACTTGACTGAGAAGCCTTTGAGACAGTAGCCACACCTTCACCAAGGCTATGAAAAGCTGCTGGAGATGATGATGAAGCGGTTTTTCCTAAACCGATCAAACCGATTCGTTTGGTTGCTAAACCGGGAAGCCTAAGAACCGTTGACTGACCCGGTTTGCCAGCGAAATCTTCCTCCGATGAGACTAAACCTAAAAGTCCAATCGTGTGAGCATCGAGCTTGTTCAAGATCGGGTTCTCGAACTTCGAACCATCGTCTTTAGTCAAGTCTTTCTCCGTCACGCCAACAACGAGTAAGTCCCCTTTCCACTCCGTCACATCGATCTCCTTCGCAGCGAACGAGATCTGCTCAACAAAAAAAACCGATCTAAGTCGATCAAATCTACGGATCTTAAACGGTGGATCATTTGATACGAAAGGGAATACGAGACTAACCTTGGGATGATCAGTGGAGTTGGGTTTGGTGAGACCGAGAGTGTGAGGCATGGCTTTGGCTGTTGATGAACAATAGAGAGGAAGTGGAAGTGGAAGTGGAAGTGAAAGTGACGGACGTTCACAGGCGTCGGAGCAAATCGTATTATATAGAAGGAGAAGTTGTGTTTATCTTTAACGAGGATTTAGTATCCGACCCGTTTAATACGGGTCTTTTTATCCGACCCGGTTCTGGATTTGTCGTCTTTGTAACGGAACAAGTAAATTTAATTTTTGCTTAGTTCAGTTATCTATATTCGCGCACGTGAGATTTTTCCTAAGAGTTAGGTGAGGAGCTGCTCATCCCATGCGTAGGTGGCATATATGGACGGATTCGAGGGGACTTTTATGTATAAATAAAACATTATTTTTTGTTGTTAAAAGGCTTTCATAATAGATAAAACATTTTGTTTGTAAGTTTTTTTTAATTTAAAAACAGAATTTATGGAACGTTTACAAAGCCTTGGTGAAGCTGTGGCTACAGTCTCAAAAGATTCTGAGTCGTTTCTTTTTGTTCAATGCTTCGAGCTAGTTCACAACTAAATTGTACATAAAGTTTTTCATTAACAGTTTTAAAATATAATTGTATGGGCCACATTACTTTGACATGTTTTGAGCCTCGGAAAAGTTCGGGATGGCACTGGAGGTAACTTTGGTTCATTAAACAGAGATATCATCATGATGGCCAACAAAAGAAACATAAATATCACTTATTCATTACAAACTGCAATACTGTAAATACCCATAACCCATATACACAATACATCACCTTATTTTATTTGGTAATAATTCATGTGACCAAATTCTCTCATGGACGACAATAAGGTGGGTAGAAACATTGCGTAGGAACAGGAACAGGATAAGGTCCATACGTTTTAGGCGGATAATCAGTTAATTTCCTACCTGTATACAGGTCATAACCATATTACCTAATAATACTGCCGCTGTTGATACGAAACCAATGATTCATCAAAATTTGATTTGATATTATATGTTTGTATGATGATGTATGTGGAAACGTACCAGTAGGAAAGGTTCGAGCCTGGGAGATTACGAAAAGCGCCACGAATGAGAAAAGCATCACCGCAAGGAGCTTCGATGAACCTGGCATATTAGCCATTAGTATGCAGTATCTCTTTGTCTGTCTTGTTTACAAGACTTGGAAGCCTGAGTCAAGTGAGCTTTGGGTGATTAGGTATTTATAGACTATAATACTGAGATAAAAATAAATTTTATTAATTTACATTTAATACCCTTATGGCCTTCCTTATCGTTCCACCTCATCTGCTCAGAACCTCCTCAACCATTGTGTTACTAAAAAAAACTGACTCATGATTAAACCTTAAACCTAAGTTATCTAATTCAAGAGAAAGCCAAAGATTCTGTTAATAGTTTCACATTCCCAGCCTAGTGATTGTGTTGGGGGTGATAACAAATAGGTAATTTGGACCAAAATTTGACTAACGTGATGATGAATGTGGTTATCGACTAGTCTGATGGATGTAACTATTGAATAAACAAAATCTATTTACTTAGCCATTTTCAAATACTAACATTCAGAATTAATAACCAAGTGGTGGTAGTCTAGTGGCAATCTCTTGGGGCTTGGTGTGTATCCACATTAGTACTGGATTTGATTCCCCCTGGAAACTAAATTATCACTATTTGGTCAGTCTGGGCTTGGACTTCGGCCCAATTGGTTTACATGGTGGGCCATAACAGATGATTGGTCCATCTCCTGGCATTAGTCGGAAGGTATTCTAAATTCGGGTCAGGCAGTGTGGTACGCTTTCGGTCTAGTCCACTCTGTAGCACAAAGTGCGTTCTTTCCAGGGCCGACCAGATCAGCTGATAGGGTTTATCAAAAAAAAAAAAAACATTCAGAATTAACATATATGCTGCTTTATCTATATTTCATCTACGAAGATGTACAGCGAAACATATTGAAATACATCGAGTACATATTTATAAATTCATCAGCTGTAATTATGTGATTACAAATAAACAAAGACGCCACAAACCACAAAGTCTACATAGTCTTGTTGATATATATATGTATATATGGACAACAAAGATAGGATAACA
Proteins encoded in this window:
- the LOC106342504 gene encoding leucine aminopeptidase 1, whose product is MPHTLGLTKPNSTDHPKISFAAKEIDVTEWKGDLLVVGVTEKDLTKDDGSKFENPILNKLDAHTIGLLGLVSSEEDFAGKPGQSTVLRLPGLATKRIGLIGLGKTASSSSPAAFHSLGEGVATVSKASQSSTVAVALASPESESKLSSASALASGVVLGLFEDGRYKSESKKPSLSSVDIIGFGTGPEVEKKLKYAEDVSYGVIFGRELINSPANVLTPAVLAEEAAKVASTYSDVFTANILNEEQCKELKMGSYLAVAAASANPPFFIHLVYKPSSGDVKTKLALVGKGLTFDSGGYNIKTGPGCSIELMKFDMGGSAAVLGAAKAIGEIKPPGVEVHFIVAACENMISGTGMRPGDVITASNGKTIEVNNTDAEGRLTLADALVYACNQGVDKIVDLATLTGACVIALGTSVAGIYTPNDELAKEVIAASEKSGEKLWRMPLEESYWEMMKSGCADMVNTGGRAGGSITAALFLKQFVSEQVQWMHIDMAGPVWNEKKKSGTGFGVSTLVEWVQTNSSS